One window of Hymenobacter sp. BRD128 genomic DNA carries:
- a CDS encoding SDR family oxidoreductase → MKVFVTGASGFVGAAVVQELQQAGHQVLGLARSDASARALAAAGATVHRGSLDDLDSLGRGAAAADGVIHLAFIHDFSQYQAAAVADQRAIEAMGRVLAGSDRPLVVTSGLAGLAEGRLATEEDVPTGGARISEPAALALVPQGVRASVIRLAASVHDVGDHGFVPYLIGLARQKGEAAYIGEGQNRWPAVHRLDAARLFRLALEQAPAGARYHGAADEGIAFRDIAAVIGRHLHVPVVSKTPEQAADHFGWMARFAALDLAAASALTQQWLGWRPTHPGLLADLEQGHYFNQ, encoded by the coding sequence ATGAAAGTTTTTGTAACTGGCGCCTCGGGTTTCGTGGGTGCCGCCGTCGTGCAGGAGCTGCAACAAGCTGGCCACCAGGTGCTGGGCCTGGCCCGTTCCGACGCGTCGGCGCGGGCGCTCGCGGCGGCCGGGGCCACCGTGCACCGCGGCTCGCTCGACGACCTCGATAGCCTCGGGCGCGGCGCGGCCGCCGCCGATGGCGTCATCCACCTGGCGTTTATCCACGACTTCTCGCAGTACCAGGCCGCCGCCGTTGCCGACCAGCGCGCCATTGAGGCAATGGGCCGCGTGCTGGCCGGCTCCGACCGGCCGCTGGTGGTGACCTCAGGCCTGGCCGGGCTAGCCGAGGGCCGCCTGGCCACCGAAGAAGACGTGCCCACCGGCGGTGCCCGCATTTCCGAGCCGGCGGCGCTGGCGCTGGTGCCGCAGGGCGTGCGTGCCTCCGTGATACGGCTGGCGGCCTCGGTGCACGACGTGGGCGACCACGGCTTTGTGCCCTACCTCATCGGGCTGGCCCGGCAGAAGGGCGAGGCGGCTTACATCGGCGAAGGCCAGAACCGCTGGCCGGCGGTGCACCGGCTCGATGCCGCCCGCCTGTTTCGGCTAGCCTTGGAGCAGGCCCCGGCCGGCGCGCGCTACCACGGCGCGGCCGACGAGGGCATCGCATTCCGCGACATCGCGGCCGTGATAGGCCGGCACCTGCACGTGCCAGTGGTGTCGAAAACGCCCGAGCAGGCCGCCGACCATTTTGGCTGGATGGCCCGCTTTGCCGCCCTCGACCTGGCGGCTGCCAGCGCGCTCACGCAGCAGTGGCTGGGGTGGCGGCCCACGCACCCCGGCCTGCTGGCCGACCTGGAGCAGGGACATTATTTTAACCAGTAA